The DNA window TCACGATTatgttatatataataattgaaATGTGTCACGATCTCACAAACATGTTACATTTAAAAAaccaaatgaatcgtaatttcaGGATTACGTTATGTGTTTTAAATTACATATGAATCACAGAATCACAATCTcaatattttgttaaatatGATTATGTTATATGAACCGTGGAATCACAATCGaactattttattatatttaaaaaaatatgaatcgcAATTTCACGATTATGTTATATGTAATAATTGAAATGTGTCACGATCTCACAAACATGTTACATTTAAAAAaccaaatgaatcgtaatttcaGGATTATGTTATgtgttttaaattatatatgaaTCACAGAATTACAATCTCAGTATTTTGTTAAATATGATTATGTTATATGAACCATGGAATCACAATCGaactattttgttatattttaaaaaatatgaatctCAATTTCACGATTATGTTATATGTAATAATTGAAATGTGTCACAATCTCACAAACATGTTACATTTAAAAAACCAAATGAACCGTAATTTCaggattatgttatatgttttaaattacatgttaataacaaaatcacaacaaaaatatgaatatgaatcgTAATTACATGTGAATCACGGAATCATAATATTACAACTTTCCTAATTTCgacaattattaatatatatacaaaaaaaaataatggtCGACCATCAAGCTCAAGGTTGACCATTAGTTTTTTTTGGTCGACCACTCTAGCTTCGTGGTCGACCAAAAAAAACTAATGGTCGACGATTAGCTTGATGGTCGACCATGAACCTAATGGTCGACCATGAGCTTGATGGTCGACCATCATTAGCCTTTTGGTCGACCACTCTAGCTTCGTGGTCGACCAAAACAAAACTAATGGTCAACCATTAGCTTGATGGTCGACCATGAGCCTAATGGTCGACCATCAAGCTGACGGTCGACCATCAAGCTCATGGTCGACCATTAGTTTTTTTTGGTCGATCATTAGTACAATTTTGGTCCACCCTCAGGCTATCTCTTGCTGAATTCACCGATTGAAGGAACTCTGTTTTGTTTTCTTCTGCCAACTCTCTTCTCTAACAAAGGAGGCAACACGAATGGAAAATTAATGTTGCGTGGCCATTCATTTTCTTTCGGAACGGGATACACAGTCTCTGAGTAAGCCATGCACCATGACATTGTAGAATAGTACTCTGAACACATATCATATAAATCAATCTTGGCTAACCCACTGGCTGCGATGGCATGAGCACATGAGATTCTATCAATATCAAAAACTCGACATGTGCATCTTTTTGATTCCAGGTCCACTATGGCCGAATGTCCACGACTCCTAACATCAAACTCTAAACGTCCTAATTCAAAAACTTTCATTCCCTGGGCATCTGTGAACCTGCTACGAAGAATTCCCTCGATCGTAGGGGTCATATTACTGTTACTTGCAATTGATGTGTGGCGATATCGGGCAAACCAAGATGAGGTCAGTTTCTGCAAAGAATCTAAGAGTGCAATGATTGGCAGCTTCCTTTCTTCAAGTAGTCTAGCATTGATCGACTCAACCCCGTTTGTCGTCATGATATTGTAACGGGTCTTTGGACAATATGCTCGAGTCCATCTATCAAGTGAGTCTCTCTCGTCCAAATATTGCGCTGCCTCAGGATATCTATTCCTAAATTCATTGTATGCAATATCAAACTCGATACCCTTATAAATTTTTGCAATGCGCAAAAACATTTCGGCTGCACCCTTTTTTTTGCATCTAGTTTTCATGTTTTGAGATAAATGCCACTTACAATGACCATGATGTGCATTCCTATACGCATTCCTATATACAGTAGAAACC is part of the Primulina tabacum isolate GXHZ01 chromosome 18, ASM2559414v2, whole genome shotgun sequence genome and encodes:
- the LOC142532272 gene encoding uncharacterized protein LOC142532272, with protein sequence MLVDNFQGHPVPIVLKAVMSMMRNSMNADISYYKAWKGKELADNMLKGNPTQSFTKLTCYLHMVEQMNRGSITDIFVDEENRFKYMFLAFGACVRGYRSMRKFVSIDGTWLKGKYNGVLLVTSAQDGNYHQYPLAWGIVDVECTSSCSWFLTKLLEVVPDEHELVIISDRHQGIINAVSTVYRNAYRNAHHGHCKWHLSQNMKTRCKKKGAAEMFLRIAKIYKGIEFDIAYNEFRNRYPEAAQYLDERDSLDRWTRAYCPKTRYNIMTTNGVESINARLLEERKLPIIALLDSLQKLTSSWFARYRHTSIASNSNMTPTIEGILRSRFTDAQGMKVFELGRLEFDVRSRGHSAIVDLESKRCTCRVFDIDRISCAHAIAASGLAKIDLYDMCSEYYSTMSWCMAYSETVYPVPKENEWPRNINFPFVLPPLLEKRVGRRKQNRVPSIGEFSKR